The nucleotide sequence GCATTTTTCCAAACTTAACTCTCAAGGCAAAGCTGCACCAGACACAAGCTTTGTTGTTTACATGATCCCAAATATAGGTGCAGAAAGTACTTACGTATCAGTGATGAAAAGGCTGACAAGCTTCGGTGGCACATAGTCAAACGTTGGATTGGCAACGTTTAGAAGAGGAGTACCATCCTGAGTACTGAAGTTCATGCAATTTGAGAACTCGCCAAAGTCAAGCAAATCAGATGGTGATTTAAGCTCGTTCAGTAAAACCTCCGGGTTGTGCGGATACAAAGGACACAACTGTAAAGTAAAGAATATTAATGTATGAACATTATAACAGCAAACAACTACTTCTCTTTTAAGCATCTAAACTATGAACAAAAGGAATACTCATAGCTTGTAAGGCATAAAGCCTTCTACCGATGATTCAACTGATAGCTTTGCAGTCATATACTAGTTAGTCATCTGCCAGAAGCCACAGGGGTTATTACTCACCAGATCAAGCCTTAGTTAACAGGAGAACACAAAATCCAGTTGTCTAGTCTAGTTGACTGCTAAGAAAATCCTCCTCAATACATTAAACTAGAAAAAAGAAGAGCAAACATAATGAAATGCACCATACATTTTGAGATATAAGCACAACTAAAGACAATAGAACCTGCCAGTATCAAAGTCGCATCGTAACAATTGAGATGACCAGAATATTTGCGGGGAAGAGTAAATGACCAAGTTCACAACACATTTTTGTACTGGAGCTAGTAAGATGCCCATGCTACACTACAGAACCAAAAAACAATATAGAACAATGTTTATTCAGGTTATATTCACTCTGGTGCGTTCATTTACAAATTATAGACAACAGATAAAGGAACTACTATTACATGTGAGGCAAATTAGGACAAGGTCCATAGACCAGACGAACCTTGGTAAACTTCGCTCTCAAGATGTGATAAGCTTTGGCACGAAAAGGTTGACAAATTTGAATTTTAAACGAGGATGGAAAAGGAGTGAACGGACAACCACCAAATCAGATGTTTAGAAGTAGGAAATATTTGAGGCAGTGAAAATATTTGGTTGAGGCACAATTATAATGATATTTCTATGGCATGGCAAACATAGTATCACACCATAACTTATTTGTGCCTACTTTTGCCTTTTATTTACTATGGTATATGAACACATAATTTTTATCAGAACCCAGACAACCACATGCGTACGTTGACCAAACATTATCCCTTCAGAATAACATGAAAGCTTATATCGCCAACACTTGCCCTTTCCTCAATAATTTTCTGGTATTGGGGGAATTGGGCAAAAAAAACAGCTCCAACAGCTCCCCTTTCCCCAAAAAACTTTGGTGATCACCAAAAAAACAGTCCAACTCCCCCTATATGGAGGGGGAGTTGGCTTTCTCCCAACACATGCGACGTCAAAAAGCCACCGCCCGCACGTCGCCGCCGGACCACCGTCGGAAAGCCGCCAGAGTGCCACCATGCCACAGCCACcaccgaagagagagagagagagagagagagagagagagagagagagaggtatccGATTGACAAGAGAGTCCCATATGTCAGGTTGGTTATTGGGGCTGGGGTTATTGGAGATCTGCGAAAGCGTCTATCCCCAACCTAAAAAGTAAAAAGTGTTATTGGGGAGCCCCAATAAGTAGTTGGGGGAATTTTATTGGGGatctgctggagatgctcttaggatgAAAATATTGCAATAAGATTTTGACATGGCAAACATAGTATAGCACTGTGACTTATTTGTGCCCCCTTCGCTTACCATGGTCTATGGACACTGGAACAGGTTGGTAAAAAACAGAAGAACACACACAACTTTTATCAGAACCCAAACAACCATACGAGTATGTTGACCAAACACTATGCCTTCATAATGTGATTTTTTAGTTGCTTAGGATGAAAACATTGCAATAAACACGAAAATTAAATGCATAACCTACAGAAACTGACCTTATGACTGCCAGCAACCACGACAAAGGGTACAGCATGCCTTTGAGCAGCAAGAGCAACCATATTCATCCCTACTGGTGCAATGACTCCACCGTTTGCCATTATTGCATGGACTCCAACTATAACCTATAAGATAAATCATGAGTTACCTTGTAACAGAAACAAATATATCTAAAAGAACAATAATCAACCTGCGTGCATACCATGTTAACTCGGGAGATCATAGCAAAAACTGCTGAATCTGTTATAACAGTAGTCTGTACACCTTTCTCGACCAGCTCCTTCGCAAGAGCATGTCCCTGATATCTGATTCAAGCATTGAACAACAACAATGAATCAAGCAAGGAGATTCAAAATACAAGAACTTAGTTCGCAATACAATTGGCAAGGTGCACAAACCTTGGAGCACCTTCAGCAACAAATACACGAAAAGATCGCTTCTTCTCCTTTGCAGCATACAGGAACTCTTTCACAGTTCTAGAACGACCTAGAGTTAGGATGACCTCACTGTGGCAAACAAAAAGCATTGATTAGGCACCACTGGTATTTGAATCATGTGAACAGAATGTTTTGGATGGTCCTTAGCTGTTAAAAAAGGGTACCCCGAATCTATATTTTAGATTAATGAAGGCTGAGAAGCATTATGAGCTTAAGTTAACGCTAAGAAAGTAAATAAGTCGATGCGAACTTTGGTAGATTAAAGTTTATAACAACAAACATTTGTAAGAGAAGAAGGTACTGTGAGCAGAAAAAAAAAGCTTTTGTAAGAGAAGAAGGTACTGTAATCACCGAGGAAGTTAAGAGCATTTTTAATCATTTAACATTGGGCACATGTTCTTCATAATACACATGCCAACCTTTTCCACAATCCCAGGTATATGCAGAAGTTAAAAATGTTTTCCATCATTCAATAATTTCACAGAAAAAGATAGATGTGACTACTAATTAGTTTATGCATGTATGTTGGACAAAAGATGATCATACTTTTGGTGGATATGTTCCACAGCTTGCTCAGAAATCTGGTCATAACATGTATCAATCTCCTCAATAAGATCACCAATGGCAGCAATAACATCATGTTTTAGTTTCCGAGTTTTTAAGCTCTTATCTCCAGCTGCTTACATGGAACATGCAGAAATTCAGTGTCAACAATAACATAAAAATTGGAATGTATAGACCCTGAAAGGGTACGATAAACTTGAGAGTATATCAATCAGTTAATAGTTTCTTAAACACAAGATGATTAGTACAATATAAACAGAAAAAAGGAACCTCTGTTCAGGTTGGGTATAAGTACATGATTCAAACATAAAAGTATAACTACAAATGCCTGTTCAGTGTGGTGTACATAAAAAAGAGAATTCTAGAGATCATGTATTTACTTTTCCCATCTGAATCCCCAGCTGACGATGAAGAATGTGTAAGTGCAGTGCTCACAGGAATATCATCCAGGAGAGTCTGCAATGAAGGTGCCCGAAGAGCGTTTCTAGCATGGGAAGCAAGAACAGCAGCGGATAAGGTAGGACGGTCATCATTTCCACTGTCACATTCATCGTCACTGACAGCAGTCACAGAAAGACCTTCAATACCAACTGCGGTAAAAGATATATCTTCCTCTTTTATTATATGCAAAACACGTCTCACAGTGTTGCCAACAGCGAGCTCTGCAAAAAGAAGAGAGAGAATTTATAAGGATAAAAGGCTGATAATTACCTACACCACATATTATTCACTATACTGTAGATCTGAATAACAAGTGCCACCCTCTAGTCATGGTGCAATTTGCTATGACGAAACTGTACTTATTTCTGACATGCATGCGCCACTCAGCTCAAATGCTAACTGCCAAGACTAGTAGGTTCTACTGGTGCTAGTGCCAACAACAGAAAAAATCTCAAAGACGCAGGAGCTCTGCGTATCTTTTTATTAGACAAGAAACGGAAGGGGGGTACACTTAGTTCTTAGCGTACATTTGTGCAtgtgaaaaaacagaaaaacaaccaAAACCCAACCTAACCACTCAGAACAAGGGCTATCAGGAGGGAAAGCCCTCCAGCTCCAGCCACAAcggccacacacacacatacacacacacttgtGCAGCATCTCCACAACGGCCACAGGACGCAGCCAAAACAGCATGCACGCAGCCGGCACTGACAAACTCCATGCAATCTAGTCAACCAACAGAGGCACTCACGGCACTTGCACTTCCAGGCTGCATCTTCACTGTGTGCACAGGGCTGCTCCTGGTTCACTAGAACACACACGTACACGAACTAACTACAGGAGGGCTTGCATGCTTGCACTCGACCATTGACTTGCAAATGTTTCTCATGCCGCAGCCACCATACACTCTACCTATGTGCTTCTCCAGCTGCTGATCCGCCAGCGGCATGACGCAACACACGCAATTACCTGAACCTGGCTAACACTAATTAATCTCTACGAATAATACAAACTCCAGGAGGGCATGCATGCTTGCACTCGACCATTGACTTGCAGATGTTCTCATGCCGCAGCCACCGCACAATCTATCTATGTGCTTCTCCAGCTGCTGATCCGCCCGCGGCATGACGCAACACATGCAATTTACCTGAACCTGGCTAACACTAATTAAACTCTACGAATAATACCATGCAACACAAATAAACCATGAAACTAGACCTAGACAATAAGGTTAACTCCAACACCAACTCTCTTTATACTTCATCAAGATGATCAGGTCAGATAAATGAAGCTCACATGTCAAGAAAAGTTATTATCTCTTCCGACCTAAACCTGGAGGAAGCTGATAAAATGCTTCAGCTGAACTAAGTGATATGGAAGAAGTAGTGAGCTTTCGCTGCAATGATAGACCTAGAATCTATGCAGTTTGACTGGTATCTCTCATACTGATACAAACTTCTAGAAAACTATCTGTAAAAACAAAAAAGCTTCTAGAAAGCTTGTTTTTATCTATCTTGACTGGCAGGTCATTATCTGCCAACACTTGCTCCCTCCGTCCTACTtcttccgtccggaaatacttgtcctaaaagTGAATAAAATAGGTGTATCTATAAtcaaaatatgtctagatacaaccatttcgaggacaagtatttccggacggagggagtataatataagagtgttttatattatgggacggagggagtagtttttaactGTAGGGGTTGTATACTTCTATGTTTTGTTCCGGAAAGTATGCAAATGGAGTTAGCACTTGGAACAGCATAAAAATTTCATTACCACAGCAACACATTTCACTGAACCGAGTCCAACACCAGTGAAATAAACTGTGACCAAACaattcagaagaaaaaagaagtaaTAACATCCCAATTTAAAAGCAATGCGATGGGACCACaattcggaaaaaaaaagagtgagGGCTTTTAGGCGCACCGATGGGATTGGCTGCGATGAGATGCTCCCCGACGGCATGGATGGCGTCGGCGAGAGCCGCCGCTTGGTTAGTGCTGCTCATCCGGTGCTGCGACACCACTGACCTCAGCAGCTCCGCCGTCTGCCGGGCCACAGCATGTGACCCCTCCACCTTACTGCCCACCCACAAACACACAAACAATGAGCACACCAGAGTGGCGCCGACTCGGCACGGAATCGGGTCGGCGTGGGCAACTGCTTACCGTCGCTTGAGCTTGAGGACGAAGTCGCTGATGAGCGGCTGCATGTCCGGCATAGTGGCGTGCGGCttggaccgggaggcagaggcgtTCGGATTTGGGGTCGGATCGGCGGCTTAGGAGGGAGAAGGGGCTTAGGGTTTCGAGAGAGAAGGAGAAGTTAGGGCAACTCCAGAAAAGGACATGGACACGTCCGCGGACAGAGGCACCAAATCTGAAAAATACAAACGAGCTACTCGGTGCTCCACCCCCATATTAAAATTCAAAGAGtaccaaaaaattctaaaaaatccgGTGAGAAGAGGAGGGCTGGTGAGAGCGATGATGGTTTAGTTTGAGAGGGAATGTAAGAAGGGTAAGGCTTTGTTTGGAATGTCGTTTCGTCTAAAATACACCTGTAGAAAAGATACAGATCTCCGTTCATTGTTTTCATTTCGGCTGAAAATCTACTGATGGCCGGTAAAATACACATGTAAACCAAATACGCCTGTATTTGATTACACCGCATCCAAGCGCAGCCTAAAGCAGTGTTTGATGAAAGTGTCGGGGGTTTGGGAAGGAACTTCTGAGGGGCGGAAGAGCCTGAGGGTCAGTTCTtttgggcggcttaaaaaataagttgcctctccccagcttaaaaaataagccgctccTAAAATTTGTTGAGGCTTCTGTATTAGTTATCCCATAACTAGTTCAGAAGCCCCAATGAATAAGGGATGCGGCTTATGAAAATAGTTGGGGAggaggcggcttattttttaagccgccaaaagaactggccgacacccgagagcaactagttaacgagctcTTCtttgggagcctcgcaacgatcagcgtcacttggcgcgctccccgccgcccgccacGTGTCGTGCTCTGGGCGCTTTCTccgatttttttttattttaccgcacgcgttttcggctttttaaatggttttttttttgacatttcagtttttcaccggtcttcctgaacttttggacaaaaaaattcaagaaaaaaattacgcgaaaaaatgcgggtttttttccttccgcgagaggcacgattttgctttcgcgagagtcactgtcgtgtctctcggaaacgaaaaaacgtgttttctgtttttttttcttcagcgagaggcacggttgtgctttcgcgagagtcactgtCGTGCCTATCGGCaacaaaaaaaaacgtgttttctgtttttttcctccgcgagaggcacagttgtgctttaacgagaggcatggccgtgcctctctaaaacggaaaaaaatgtgttttttttcctTCGTGAGGCACGTTTTTGCTTCCACGACATGGTTGTGCTTTcgaagaggcacgaccgtgcctcctcggaaaaaaaattcttccgcgagaggcactgtTTTGCTTCCGCGAGCGGCACGGTCGTGGTTTTgcaagaggcacgggcgtgcctcttccAGAAAGGGGAAAAAATTAtactcccggttcggttttttcatccggttttttcatgaaaaaaagttcgacaaaacctatcaacatgggatctagttttgaagatctcgacgcgagaaatccaacggtgaaaacgattcgagatttggacgcatggttaaagagataaaacattttaaataaacaaatatacgaaaaaaaggaaaacttCCAGGTtgaacaagtggcgcacatgcagcgcgccacatgtcgtgcatgtgcgccacttgtcgcaacctgggaaggTGAGCGTGATCTttgcaaggagtactccttaactagtgatttcgctgACATCCTCTTTCTTTCGAAGACGAAACTCTTGGAGAAGGAGATGGATTGGTTGCTTGGAAGTTGAACATGGCGAACATGATTGTTAAGGATTGTGAGGGGCGAGCTGGTGGCTTGGCGCTTTTCTGGCGTAGGGGCATGGAGGTGTCTTTGAGATGGAAGGGGCGGTACCACATTGATGCCGACGTGGAGGAAGAGAACGGTAAGAAGTGGAGAAGTGGAGAAGTGGAGGTTCACTGGTATTTACGGGGAGTCTAAGTATGGGGAGAAGGAGAAGACGTGGAGACTACTTCGAAACCTTCATGCACAGtcgtcgtcgttgccatggctTTATGTGGGGGATTTTAATGATATTTTATTTGATGTGGAGAGGGAAGGCGGGCCGACTCGGGCTCAGGGTTGTATGGATGCTTTTAGGAATTGCTTGGAGATATGTACTTTGGATGATTTAGGTTTCACTGGAGACCCTTTCACTTGGCAAAAAAATTGGCATGATGTCATTGGTTACACGAGGGAGAGATTGGATAGAGCTGTAGCAAATGTAGCATGGAGGTGTATGTTTCCTCTTCACCGAGTTATTAATGGTAATCCTCGTCATTCAGATCATCGTCCAGTTATTATCGAGCTGAACGCACAAGATTTGAACGGCGAAAAAAGGAGTGAACCATCATATTTTTGTTTTGAAGCTAAATGGTTGTAGGAGGAAGATTGCATACAGATTGTGGAAGATGCTTGGAAGATGGTTGTAGGAGGAAGATATGCCAGGATGCACGGTAGCTAGATTGTTGGCTTGGGATAAGGAGGTGTTGGGAGAGTTGAAGGGAAGAATTAAGAAGGTACGAAAGGAGCTTGAATATTGCAGGCGAGGAGAGTTGTCCCAAAGACAAGTGAGTCGGGAGCATCTTCTGAAATATAAACTTAGCTAGTTAGAGGACCAGTATAATTTGTATTGGAggcagcatgctcatgtgaattgGCTTAAATATGGGGATCGTAATACTGGTTACTTTCAAGCTTTTCCttcagaacggaggaggaggaatgTGATTACGAAGTTGGAGAAGGAAGATGGTGGTGTAGTGGATAATGAAGAGGATCTGGGGCCTTTTATTGCTAATCATTACAAAAGTTTGTTCACATCTTCTGTAGGTCCTCACAATAATAATGATGATTTCTTTCGTCACATTCATCAATCAGTTACGCCAGAAATGAATGAAGGTCTTCTTCGGCCATTTACTGGGGAAGAGGTTAAGGTGGCTCTTCATTCGGTAGGTGATCTGAAGGCGCCGGGACCTAATGGGATGTCAGGGATTTTTATAAAAGATTTTGGCATTGTGTCGGTCCAAGGGTGCAGAGGGAAGTGTTGCATGTGTTGAATGGGGGTGAGATCCCTACTGGATGGAATGAGACTATTATCGTAttgatccccaaggtgaaggatCTGAAGCGCGTGTCAGAGTTTAGGCCAATATCATTGTGTAATGTTATTTATAAATTGATCTCAAAAGTGCTTGCAAATCGGTTGAAGCTACTATTGTCTGAGATTATTTCGCCAACGCAATTTGCCTTCGTGTCGGGGCGTATGATAACTGATAATGTTCTGCTAGCATATGAGATTACACACTTTATgcagaaaaggaaaggggggagggaagGAGTGGTGGCGGTTAAACTTGATATGAGTAAGGCTTAGGATCGCTTGGAATGGCAATTTTTGGAAAGAATGATGTTGAAGATGGGATTTGCTATCCGATGGGTTGAGATGATTATGAAGTGTGTCCGGTCTGTAACTTACAGAGTGAAGGTGAATCGTGTTTTGACAGAAGAGCTCGTGCCGGAGAGGGGCCTGAGGCAGGGTGACCCTTTATCACCCTATCTTTTTATCTTATGCGCTGAAGCTTTTCCGGCATTGCTTAGCGAGGCTGATTTGGATGGTTCTCTGGAAGGGGTATGCATATGTGATGGAGCACCAAGGATAAATCATTTATTCTTCACGGACGATTCCTTAATCATGAGGAAAGCAACTGTGCAGTCCATGAAGAAACTTAATGAGATACTAAAGCTTTATGAGATGCATTCTGGACAAATGATAAACAAATCAAAATCTTCTACTATGTTTAGTAAAGGAACGGCGGGGGCGAGGAAGGCAGTAGTGTTGCATGAGTTGGGTAAACCACATGAGTCTCGGAACCAGCACTATCTTGGTCTGTCGGTCATATTGGTCGATCAAAAAAATGTGAGTTTGAATATCTTAAGGAAAGGATCTGGCAACGAATATAGGGATGGAAAGAAAAGCTTTTATTAAAAGCTGGAAAGGAGATTATGATCAAGGCTGAGGCTCAGGCAATCCCAACGTTTGCAGTGTCTTGTTTTGATTTGACAATCCCCTGTGTGAGGACATAAGCAAGCTTATTTGCCGGTACTGGTGGAGTTAAAAAACGGATGAGAACCGTTGGCACTGGATTAGTTGGGAAAAGATGTCAAAGCCAACATGTGAAGGAGGAATGGGCTTTCGAGACCTGCATATTTTCAATCTTGTGATGCTTGCAAGACAGGGTTGCAGATTATTGCAGAATCCGGATTCACTATGTGGTGTTGTTCTTAAGGCAAAATATTTTCCAGATTGCTCGCTACTGGATGCGGTTCCTAAACCTGCTATGTCATATACTTGGAGAAGCATTTTACATGGGCTGGACCTGCTAAAAGAAGGTGTCATCTGGAGAGTTGGAGATGAGGAGTCTATCAATGTCTGGAGGGATCCATGGATTCCAAGAGGCACTACTCGTAGACCAACGACATTTAGAGGCCAGGTGTTATTGGAAAAGGTAGTAGAGTTGATCAATCCGGTAACAGAACAGTGGGATGAGGAGCTTGTTACTAACCTATTCGGGCGGGATGACGCAAAGGAAATTCTAGCAATCCACTATTGAGTGGAATGGACGATCAAGTGGCTTGGCACTATGATAAGAAGGGAGTTTTTTCTATCAAATCAGCATACAGACTGGGTGTTAGTCTACGCGAAGCAAGATCAAATTCAAATGCAGGTCCATCATCAGGGATAAGTGTTGTTTCTTCAAAATGGAATAATTTGTGGTCTTTGAAGCTTCCAACAAAAGTCCACATTTTTCTTTGGCGACTGGCCCATGATAGTTTACTGACACGTATGAATATAAAGCGAAAGCATGTCGATCTGGACACTTTGTGCCCTGTTTGTTTGAGGCTTGACGAGGATGGGGGCCATCTGTTTTTAAAGTGCAAATTTGTTAAGAGAGTATGGCGGGGTTTGGAGCTGGAAGCTATCAGGCTGAATCTTATTACACGACCCTCTGCTGGAACCATGGTCGAAGCTATTTGCCAGCTTAGTTCAGATGTCCGAAACACGGTATGCATATTGTTATGGGAATGGCGGACGATGCATAATAAAGTAAATGCTAGTGAGAAGGGGAAATCGACAGAGGAAGTGTGTTTCATTATTCGACGGCATTTACAGGATTTTATAAAGGAACCAGAGATTAATCGAGGCTCGAGTACTGGCGTTCAGAGATGGGAGCGTCCGTGTTCTGATTTCGTAAAGATCAAGTTTGACGCAGCTTTCCATGAGGAGAAGGGAGATGGTGCATATGGGTATGTGGTGCGATCTGAACTAGGAGATGTCATAGCGGCCAGAGTAGGTAAATTGAATAATGTTAAGAACGCACTTCATGCGGAAACGCATGCTTGTTTAGCTGCTCTAGAGGGATCAGTTGGGATTGGTGTGCATCGAGTCTTGGTGGAATCAGACTCCCTGAGTCTTATTAAGGCGCTGAAGAGTGGAGATTCAGATTTATCAGAGATTGGGGTTCTGATTAGAGAAGCAAGGAGTCGTTGTTTTATG is from Triticum aestivum cultivar Chinese Spring chromosome 1B, IWGSC CS RefSeq v2.1, whole genome shotgun sequence and encodes:
- the LOC123117906 gene encoding translation initiation factor eIF-2B subunit beta isoform X2, translating into MPDMQPLISDFVLKLKRRKVEGSHAVARQTAELLRSVVSQHRMSSTNQAAALADAIHAVGEHLIAANPIELAVGNTVRRVLHIIKEEDISFTAVGIEGLSVTAVSDDECDSGNDDRPTLSAAVLASHARNALRAPSLQTLLDDIPVSTALTHSSSSAGDSDGKTGDKSLKTRKLKHDVIAAIGDLIEEIDTCYDQISEQAVEHIHQNEVILTLGRSRTVKEFLYAAKEKKRSFRVFVAEGAPRYQGHALAKELVEKGVQTTVITDSAVFAMISRVNMVIVGVHAIMANGGVIAPVGMNMVALAAQRHAVPFVVVAGSHKLCPLYPHNPEVLLNELKSPSDLLDFGEFSNCMNFSTQDGTPLLNVANPTFDYVPPKLVSLFITDTGGHSPSYMYRLISEYYSADDLVVRRKSTS
- the LOC123117906 gene encoding translation initiation factor eIF-2B subunit beta isoform X1, coding for MPDMQPLISDFVLKLKRRKVEGSHAVARQTAELLRSVVSQHRMSSTNQAAALADAIHAVGEHLIAANPIELAVGNTVRRVLHIIKEEDISFTAVGIEGLSVTAVSDDECDSGNDDRPTLSAAVLASHARNALRAPSLQTLLDDIPVSTALTHSSSSAGDSDGKTAGDKSLKTRKLKHDVIAAIGDLIEEIDTCYDQISEQAVEHIHQNEVILTLGRSRTVKEFLYAAKEKKRSFRVFVAEGAPRYQGHALAKELVEKGVQTTVITDSAVFAMISRVNMVIVGVHAIMANGGVIAPVGMNMVALAAQRHAVPFVVVAGSHKLCPLYPHNPEVLLNELKSPSDLLDFGEFSNCMNFSTQDGTPLLNVANPTFDYVPPKLVSLFITDTGGHSPSYMYRLISEYYSADDLVVRRKSTS